The Aspergillus nidulans FGSC A4 chromosome VII nucleotide sequence GCTATACAAGCTCACAAACACAATTTTATAAAAAAAGACTTCAGGACGGAGCTATAGAAATGGCTACCTACAGAACTCCCCAGGTTACCCAAATATTGAGCTATAGTCCACTGAAGAGGCTCGAAGGACTGGTAAGTCTATACGGTAGGTTCTTTCCCTGACCGAGCTATGATACTTGGCCAGGCGCCCTTGGAGCCTTAATGTTTGCCTAGATGAGGATGCCACAGTAGACAAGCCCTATAATCTGGGACAGGAGTCTAGGGCGCCCATATGCTCAGCATGAAAAGGTCAGAAGGGACGTGATGCGTTGTGGATGCATGGTTGCGTGGTATATTCATGATATCGCGAAGAAAGCCCTTGTTAAAACAAACATGACAGCATTAAAGATCTCTATACTTCTCCCATCCCATGTCTATGACAaatccttttcttccacCTTGATCCCGGGCTAATCAGTCATATGGCTTATAGTTCCCGCCGAATATCCTGTCGAGAACAAACgccatcatcagcatctttCATACATCAGTCTAACCAGGAATAGGGGCAACATACTTATTCCACAGCCAACCTCCAAGCCCTGTAGAGGCGTCTGCATTCCGCTTCGCCCACCCGTGTTCAACATTGTACTTCTTCATGTCTTGTAGACCCGCGAAGAGGCCGCGGCCGGCTGTTGGGTGCTGTagcgagaaagaagagagaaggttAGCAAGATTGACTTCCATCTTACATAGATCGGAGCgaaaatgaagcagaaaaCAATAAAGGGCATGCTTACTCGGTGCTCAACTGCCCCTTGACG carries:
- a CDS encoding uncharacterized protein (transcript_id=CADANIAT00008177), producing MVDDKSSTPAVSHARAHNDFGTNLWVRQGAVEHRHPTAGRGLFAGLQDMKKYNVEHGWAKRNADASTGLGGWLWNKIFGGNYKPYD